One window of Agromyces rhizosphaerae genomic DNA carries:
- a CDS encoding fumarylacetoacetate hydrolase family protein gives MNIARLGNPGEEIPVLQHDGVSYDLRGLTADIDGAFLAGGGIARAGAALDAGELPVLAGAGDLRVGAPIARPGKIVCIGLNYRDHAEESGLAVPAEPVVFMKDPSTMVGPYDDVLIPRNSTKTDWEVELGVVIGTTARYLESPADALAHVAGYATSHDVSEREFQLERGGQWDKGKSCETFNPFGPALVPASEVPDPQALGLRLSVNGTTHQDGTTATMIFDVAHVIWYLSQFMVLHPGDVLNTGTPAGVALGIEGNPYLREGDVVSLEIDGLGRQEQKMVQA, from the coding sequence GTGAACATCGCCCGACTCGGAAACCCCGGCGAGGAGATCCCCGTCCTCCAGCACGACGGCGTCAGCTACGACCTGCGTGGGCTGACCGCCGACATCGACGGCGCCTTCCTCGCCGGAGGCGGCATCGCCCGTGCCGGGGCCGCCCTCGACGCCGGCGAGCTCCCCGTGCTCGCCGGCGCCGGCGACCTCCGCGTCGGCGCCCCGATCGCCCGCCCCGGCAAGATCGTCTGCATCGGCCTCAACTACCGCGACCACGCGGAGGAGTCGGGCCTGGCGGTGCCGGCCGAGCCCGTCGTCTTCATGAAGGACCCGTCGACCATGGTCGGCCCCTACGACGACGTGCTCATCCCCCGGAACTCGACCAAGACCGACTGGGAGGTCGAGCTCGGCGTCGTGATCGGCACCACCGCCCGCTACCTGGAGTCGCCGGCCGACGCGCTCGCGCACGTCGCCGGGTACGCGACCTCGCACGACGTCTCCGAGCGCGAGTTCCAGCTCGAGCGCGGCGGCCAGTGGGACAAGGGCAAGAGCTGCGAGACGTTCAACCCCTTCGGGCCGGCGCTGGTGCCTGCATCCGAGGTGCCCGACCCCCAGGCGCTCGGGCTGCGCCTCTCGGTCAACGGCACCACGCACCAGGACGGCACGACCGCGACCATGATCTTCGACGTCGCGCACGTCATCTGGTACCTCAGCCAGTTCATGGTGCTGCACCCGGGCGACGTGCTGAACACGGGCACCCCGGCGGGCGTCGCGCTCGGCATCGAGGGCAACCCCTACCTGCGCGAGGGCGACGTCGTGTCCCTCGAGATCGACGGGCTCGGCCGCCAGGAGCAGAAGATGGTGCAGGCATGA
- a CDS encoding FadR/GntR family transcriptional regulator has translation MTETSTVDEQPGIPARSQTDVVIAGIKGMITDGRLGPGSRLPIERDLAAELSVSRGSLREGVRALAILGVLETRQGDGTYVTSLDPAQLLSPLGILAELHTPAHAGHLLAVRRVLEAESAALAASGITDDDLGVLDGILDEVDEILTSDPDMDLERFIDTDTAFHRRIAQASGNPALAGMVDSLVGRTHRARLWRAITERGTVRETQAEHRAILAELRAHDPERARIRMAVHILGVEEFATAHADETQVPGEGDLAPA, from the coding sequence ATGACTGAGACGTCGACGGTGGACGAGCAGCCCGGGATTCCGGCCAGGTCGCAGACCGACGTGGTGATCGCCGGAATCAAAGGGATGATCACCGACGGGCGGCTGGGCCCCGGCTCCCGCCTGCCGATCGAGCGCGACCTCGCCGCCGAGCTCAGCGTCTCGCGCGGGTCGCTGCGCGAGGGTGTGCGCGCGCTCGCCATCCTCGGCGTGCTCGAGACCCGGCAGGGCGACGGCACGTACGTCACGTCGCTCGACCCGGCGCAGCTGCTCAGCCCGCTCGGCATCCTCGCGGAGCTGCACACCCCGGCGCACGCCGGGCACCTGCTCGCGGTGCGACGCGTGCTCGAGGCGGAGAGCGCCGCCCTCGCGGCATCCGGCATCACCGACGACGACCTGGGGGTGCTCGACGGCATCCTCGACGAGGTCGACGAGATCCTCACCAGCGATCCCGACATGGACCTCGAGCGGTTCATCGACACCGACACCGCGTTCCACCGGCGCATCGCGCAGGCGAGCGGCAACCCGGCGCTCGCCGGCATGGTCGACAGCCTGGTCGGCCGCACCCACCGGGCCAGGCTCTGGCGCGCCATCACCGAGCGCGGCACGGTGCGCGAGACGCAGGCCGAGCACCGGGCGATCCTCGCCGAGCTGCGTGCGCACGACCCCGAGCGGGCGCGCATCCGCATGGCGGTGCACATCCTGGGCGTCGAGGAGTTCGCCACCGCGCACGCCGACGAGACGCAGGTGCCCGGCGAGGGCGACCTCGCCCCCGCCTGA
- a CDS encoding ABC transporter substrate-binding protein — MKRFVAPFAIGMGAVLALSACGGAATTTTGDSADDGKLVVWNWGSSDDAAAAYQDAVLAAFNEKHPDVEVEIVSQPFDQYYTLLGSAIEAGTGPDLALFNGGTQLKSRADQIVPVTDELADIKDQLAGWPAFEDGGETYSAPMFLQGFPVYYNKAIFAEAGLDPENPPTTWDELSDACDTIASETDVSCFALGNKEGLGIEFFMSGFGSGIFTPEEYDAWIDGERDWESEHAKQVLQLWADTSADGWYNDGANSTAMFNDSFDLFSGGSAAMVIGLSSGIAHWKQFDDFLGEDLGFMMPVTVNDGTTLALPIEGGIGYGVLNQDKVELGVDWIKATVDRDALADYSIAGGQIVSDTTIELETDIQSAQDIVAELPGSKPLLHTALGGDTLDLLHRLGQQLLVGEVTVDDAASQLAASEG, encoded by the coding sequence ATGAAGCGGTTCGTAGCACCGTTCGCCATCGGGATGGGGGCGGTCCTCGCCCTTTCCGCATGTGGCGGCGCAGCAACCACCACCACCGGAGACTCCGCGGACGACGGCAAGCTCGTCGTCTGGAACTGGGGCTCGTCGGACGACGCGGCAGCGGCCTACCAGGACGCGGTCCTGGCGGCGTTCAACGAGAAGCACCCCGACGTCGAGGTCGAGATCGTCTCGCAGCCGTTCGACCAGTACTACACGCTGCTCGGCTCGGCCATCGAGGCCGGCACCGGCCCCGACCTCGCGCTGTTCAACGGCGGCACGCAGCTCAAGTCGCGCGCCGACCAGATCGTCCCGGTGACCGACGAGCTCGCCGACATCAAGGACCAGCTCGCCGGCTGGCCCGCCTTCGAGGACGGCGGCGAGACCTACTCGGCGCCCATGTTCCTGCAGGGCTTCCCGGTCTACTACAACAAGGCGATCTTCGCCGAGGCCGGCCTCGACCCCGAGAACCCGCCGACCACGTGGGACGAGCTGTCCGACGCCTGCGACACCATCGCGAGCGAGACCGACGTCTCCTGCTTCGCGCTGGGCAACAAGGAGGGCCTCGGCATCGAGTTCTTCATGTCGGGCTTCGGCTCGGGCATCTTCACGCCCGAGGAGTACGACGCGTGGATCGACGGCGAGCGCGACTGGGAGTCGGAGCACGCCAAGCAGGTGCTGCAGCTCTGGGCCGACACGTCGGCCGACGGCTGGTACAACGACGGCGCGAACTCGACCGCGATGTTCAACGACTCGTTCGACCTGTTCTCGGGCGGCAGCGCGGCGATGGTCATCGGCCTCTCGTCGGGCATCGCCCACTGGAAGCAGTTCGACGACTTCCTCGGCGAGGACCTCGGCTTCATGATGCCGGTCACGGTCAACGACGGCACGACGCTCGCACTGCCCATCGAGGGCGGCATCGGCTACGGCGTGCTGAACCAGGACAAGGTCGAGCTCGGCGTCGACTGGATCAAGGCGACCGTCGACCGCGACGCGCTGGCCGACTACTCCATCGCCGGCGGCCAGATCGTCTCCGACACCACCATCGAGCTGGAGACCGACATCCAGTCGGCGCAGGACATCGTGGCCGAGCTGCCCGGCAGCAAGCCGCTCTTGCACACCGCGCTCGGCGGCGACACGCTCGACCTGCTCCACCGCCTCGGCCAGCAGCTGCTGGTCGGCGAGGTGACCGTCGACGACGCTGCGAGCCAGCTGGCGGCTTCGGAAGGCTGA
- a CDS encoding carbohydrate ABC transporter permease produces MTAPTSTRAVVLSDPSPGWPRRTPKVPRRKRKITSETVTPYLLVLPVLLILLVFRIYPLLLGINFSFTGDQELNGVFVGFDNYLFLLQDERFQASARNVLVVMLFVPIEVLVAGLLATFIFIKVPGHRFYRSVYFLPVVLSPIIIGAIFNIVLGANGPLNAMADSVGLPTVDYLGQTMTALPSVLTVHIWATFGMALVIFLAGFSTLDQQLLDAAKIDGANFPQTIWHVIIPGLSQTIQFVFVTTTIGMLTGLFGLLYTMTAGGPGAASYLPEFLIWKLNGEARPALASAASVFLLLIVLVIGLIQIRVLRRATKES; encoded by the coding sequence ATGACCGCCCCCACGTCCACCCGGGCTGTGGTCCTCTCGGACCCCAGCCCGGGCTGGCCGCGGCGCACCCCCAAGGTGCCGCGGCGCAAGCGCAAGATCACCTCGGAGACGGTCACGCCGTACCTCCTGGTGCTGCCCGTCCTGCTGATCCTGCTGGTGTTCCGGATCTACCCGCTGCTGCTCGGCATCAACTTCTCCTTCACCGGCGACCAGGAGCTGAACGGCGTCTTCGTCGGCTTCGACAACTACCTGTTCCTCCTGCAGGACGAGCGCTTCCAGGCCTCGGCCCGCAACGTGCTCGTGGTCATGCTGTTCGTGCCGATCGAGGTCCTCGTGGCCGGGCTGCTTGCGACGTTCATCTTCATCAAGGTGCCGGGGCACCGGTTCTACCGCAGCGTCTACTTCCTGCCCGTCGTGCTCTCGCCGATCATCATCGGCGCGATCTTCAACATCGTGCTCGGCGCGAACGGGCCGCTGAACGCCATGGCCGACAGCGTGGGGCTGCCCACGGTCGACTACCTCGGCCAGACCATGACCGCGCTGCCGAGCGTGCTCACGGTCCACATCTGGGCGACCTTCGGCATGGCGCTCGTCATCTTCCTGGCGGGCTTCTCGACCCTCGACCAGCAGCTGCTCGACGCGGCGAAGATCGACGGGGCGAACTTCCCGCAGACCATCTGGCACGTCATCATCCCGGGGCTCAGCCAGACCATCCAGTTCGTGTTCGTCACGACCACCATCGGCATGCTCACCGGCCTCTTCGGCCTGCTGTACACGATGACGGCCGGCGGCCCCGGCGCGGCGTCGTACCTGCCCGAGTTCCTCATCTGGAAGCTCAACGGCGAGGCGCGACCGGCGCTGGCCTCCGCGGCATCCGTGTTCCTGCTGCTGATCGTGCTCGTGATCGGGCTCATCCAGATCCGCGTGCTCCGCCGCGCCACGAAGGAGTCGTGA
- a CDS encoding SDR family NAD(P)-dependent oxidoreductase — protein sequence MSAGDFTGLVAVVTGGASGIGLATATALAGEGATVAVLDLNAGDLPDGISGYTADVTDRASVEAAIAQVAADHGGIDVVVNNTGVSAVGTVEEASDDEWARVLDVNVVGMARVSAAALPWLRESEHAAIINMCSIAALNGLPQRAVYGASKGAVLALTYAMATDHIAEGIRVNCVSPATVHTPFVERMLQGFDDPIAERAALDARQATGRMVTPDEVAAAVLYLANPRSVSLAGMALDVDAGVTHLRVRPKG from the coding sequence ATGAGCGCCGGCGACTTCACCGGCCTCGTCGCGGTCGTCACCGGCGGGGCATCCGGCATCGGGCTCGCGACCGCCACTGCGCTCGCCGGCGAGGGCGCGACGGTGGCGGTCCTCGACCTCAACGCGGGCGACCTGCCCGACGGGATCTCCGGCTACACGGCCGACGTGACCGACCGCGCGTCGGTCGAGGCGGCGATCGCGCAGGTCGCGGCCGACCACGGCGGCATCGACGTCGTGGTGAACAACACCGGCGTGAGCGCGGTGGGGACCGTCGAGGAGGCATCCGACGACGAGTGGGCCCGGGTGCTCGACGTGAACGTCGTGGGCATGGCCCGGGTGAGCGCCGCCGCGCTGCCCTGGCTGCGGGAGTCGGAGCATGCGGCGATCATCAACATGTGCTCGATCGCGGCGCTGAACGGCCTGCCGCAGCGCGCGGTGTACGGCGCGTCGAAGGGCGCCGTGCTCGCGCTGACCTACGCCATGGCGACCGACCACATCGCCGAGGGCATCCGCGTGAACTGCGTGAGCCCCGCGACCGTGCACACCCCGTTCGTCGAGCGGATGCTGCAGGGCTTCGACGACCCCATCGCCGAGCGCGCCGCGCTCGACGCCCGCCAGGCGACCGGTCGCATGGTCACGCCCGACGAGGTCGCGGCGGCCGTGCTGTACCTCGCGAACCCGCGCTCCGTCTCGCTCGCGGGCATGGCGCTGGACGTCGACGCGGGCGTCACGCACCTGCGGGTTCGTCCGAAGGGCTGA
- a CDS encoding carbohydrate ABC transporter permease: MRAERISRWLIAIPMALLAIATIYPMVYAVNIALKDRREYVLDRLGVTTTFNIQNFVDAWNQANMGRYYLNSIIVTVISVAIILILASMAGYAISHLTFRGSRVMFLIILGTMMIPFQVIMVPFIKLMADLGTINTYQGLIIAYVSQFLPFTVFFMASFYSGIPKEITEAARVDGNNLWGVWGRIMLPLGKPALLSMGILNALFCWNDILIALLVMQSPDQRTVMVGVSALRGQYPDNVPTYLAGVLLVVLPLVVVYLIFQRQITAGVTAGATKG, translated from the coding sequence ATGCGCGCCGAACGCATCTCGCGATGGCTCATCGCGATCCCGATGGCGCTACTGGCCATCGCGACCATCTACCCGATGGTGTACGCCGTCAACATCGCCCTGAAGGACCGGCGCGAGTACGTGCTCGACCGCCTGGGCGTGACGACGACGTTCAACATCCAGAACTTCGTCGACGCCTGGAACCAGGCGAACATGGGGCGCTACTACCTGAACTCGATCATCGTCACCGTGATCTCGGTCGCGATCATCCTGATCCTGGCGTCGATGGCCGGGTACGCGATCAGCCACCTGACCTTCCGCGGCAGCCGGGTGATGTTCCTCATCATCCTCGGCACGATGATGATCCCGTTCCAGGTGATCATGGTGCCGTTCATCAAGCTGATGGCGGACCTCGGCACGATCAACACCTACCAGGGGTTGATCATCGCCTACGTCTCGCAATTCCTGCCGTTCACGGTGTTCTTCATGGCCTCGTTCTACTCGGGCATCCCCAAGGAGATCACCGAGGCCGCGCGCGTCGACGGCAACAACCTGTGGGGCGTCTGGGGCCGCATCATGCTGCCGCTCGGCAAGCCCGCGCTGCTGTCGATGGGCATCCTGAACGCGCTGTTCTGCTGGAACGACATTCTCATCGCGCTGCTCGTGATGCAGTCGCCCGACCAGCGTACGGTGATGGTGGGGGTGAGCGCGCTGCGCGGGCAGTACCCCGACAACGTGCCGACCTACCTCGCCGGCGTGCTGCTCGTGGTGCTCCCGCTCGTGGTGGTCTACCTGATCTTCCAGCGGCAGATCACGGCGGGTGTCACCGCGGGTGCGACGAAGGGCTAG